In a single window of the Candidatus Krumholzibacteriia bacterium genome:
- a CDS encoding cation diffusion facilitator family transporter — protein MKPEQVTWWGIWSNVGLFLIKTLAGYFGRSQVLLADGVHSLSDLVSDLLALVALRLGRKPKDSQHPYGHGKIEDLGAFLVGLFLFCVAFGIAIKAVWYGWEGVLPERSVWLVLVALVSVLGKEWLFRLTLRVGEEHSSATLMANAWHHRSDAISSLASVFGTAVFLFFPNAAWLDSLAAIAVALFIGKSAWGIIRDSARDLVDTAPPAERLREFEEKALELRGVKGLRALRGRYYSRQIALDLDIEVDGSLSVNDGHEIARQLRRKILDTCPDVYRVMVHVDPLGRPDS, from the coding sequence ATGAAGCCCGAACAGGTGACTTGGTGGGGGATCTGGTCGAATGTCGGCCTATTCCTCATCAAGACTCTTGCCGGGTATTTTGGCAGGAGCCAGGTGCTTCTGGCCGACGGGGTTCACAGTCTCAGTGATCTGGTTTCCGACCTACTGGCTCTCGTGGCCCTGCGTCTGGGCCGAAAACCCAAGGACTCTCAGCATCCCTATGGGCATGGCAAGATCGAGGACCTGGGCGCGTTTCTGGTCGGGCTATTCCTTTTCTGCGTTGCTTTCGGTATTGCGATCAAGGCGGTCTGGTACGGCTGGGAAGGCGTCCTGCCGGAACGGAGCGTCTGGCTGGTTCTTGTGGCCCTGGTTTCTGTGCTGGGCAAGGAGTGGCTCTTTCGCCTTACCCTAAGGGTGGGGGAGGAACATTCCTCGGCAACCCTGATGGCCAATGCCTGGCATCATCGCAGCGACGCCATCAGTTCTCTCGCCTCCGTTTTCGGGACTGCTGTGTTTCTTTTCTTCCCCAATGCCGCCTGGCTGGACTCCCTTGCTGCCATTGCGGTTGCGCTTTTTATTGGCAAGTCGGCCTGGGGGATCATCAGGGATTCCGCCCGCGATCTGGTCGATACCGCTCCCCCCGCCGAGCGTCTCCGGGAGTTCGAGGAAAAGGCACTGGAACTCAGAGGAGTGAAAGGGCTTCGCGCACTTCGCGGCCGATACTACTCCCGGCAGATTGCCCTGGACCTGGACATTGAGGTGGATGGCTCCCTGAGTGTCAATGATGGGCACGAGATCGCGCGACAGCTGAGGCGAAAGATCCTCGACACTTGTCCGGATGTCTATCGGGTCATGGTCCATGTGGATCCTCTCGGTCGCCCCGATTCCTGA
- the rpmB gene encoding 50S ribosomal protein L28, whose translation MSKRCAVTGKGPRSGNNVSHAKNRSKRWFKPNLQKKRVMIDGKMQKVWVSASGLRELDRKDEA comes from the coding sequence ATGTCCAAGCGCTGCGCAGTCACGGGCAAGGGCCCCCGCAGTGGCAACAATGTCAGCCACGCCAAGAACCGTAGCAAACGCTGGTTCAAGCCCAATCTCCAGAAGAAGCGTGTCATGATTGACGGGAAAATGCAGAAGGTCTGGGTTTCCGCCAGCGGTCTGCGAGAACTCGACAGGAAGGACGAAGCCTAG
- a CDS encoding M1 family aminopeptidase, which produces MSRWFLVFTLILTLAAVAYTPDYRTLVSSTLDEPHCLSGPGHLASRLPNRVDESWDVQHVDLLVQPFFGTETLEGRVTLDAESLVEDLSEIHLDFNDPMTVLSVTVNGVAAAWTHGSDRISVTLSPPISQGVVFEISVDFEGQPVPVGFGSFAWDEVMGHPIVCTLSEPEGARSWWPCKDVPNDKFTADVRYRVPNGISAPGPGLLQSVNDHGDGTETWHWQENWPINTYLIAMTASEYTHYTDWYDDGEGNLLPIENYIYIDTWDNAVEDLSITPEALGLYEDLYGEYPFKDEKYGHALFTWAGAMEHQTCTSYGWWLLFGDHRYDRIVAHELAHQWWGDMVTLEDWENVWLNEGFATYSEALWFEHRDGQSGLSWYMNEIIRDFDGPVYNNPNLFGQEVYKKGAWVLHMTRWLINDDEAFYGALDYYKNLHAYGNAHTTDLQSDLENYLGLDLEQWFSQWIYGIERPIYEWAWQKTGSPGAWELEIRVDQVQTLTGLFEMPIPFRLETDSGFMDLRLDNDQWSTLYTIPMGYTEPVDLLFDPDSWILKDETEVPFDPTGAGEAPQFRTEILGNYPNPFNPATHVSFVLAEQGPVSLKVYNASGQKVATLLDGVLGEGHQLCRFNGLDSRGRALSGGVYLLKLQAGGEERTQRVLLLK; this is translated from the coding sequence ATGTCCCGATGGTTTCTTGTGTTCACCCTGATCCTGACTCTTGCTGCGGTGGCCTACACGCCGGACTATCGTACGCTGGTTTCTTCCACGCTGGATGAACCCCACTGCCTTTCGGGGCCCGGGCATCTAGCCTCCCGGCTCCCCAATCGCGTGGATGAGAGCTGGGATGTCCAGCATGTGGACCTGCTGGTTCAGCCCTTTTTCGGCACGGAGACCCTCGAAGGCCGTGTCACTCTGGATGCGGAGAGCCTGGTGGAGGATCTCTCAGAGATCCATCTCGATTTCAATGACCCGATGACGGTTCTCTCTGTAACGGTCAATGGAGTCGCCGCTGCCTGGACGCACGGGAGCGACAGGATCAGCGTCACTCTCTCGCCTCCGATCTCCCAGGGTGTGGTCTTCGAGATTAGCGTGGACTTCGAGGGGCAGCCCGTTCCCGTGGGCTTCGGATCTTTTGCATGGGACGAGGTGATGGGGCATCCCATCGTCTGCACGCTCAGCGAGCCGGAAGGGGCGCGAAGCTGGTGGCCTTGCAAGGATGTTCCCAATGACAAGTTCACAGCGGATGTACGCTATCGGGTTCCCAACGGCATCTCGGCTCCCGGCCCCGGACTCCTTCAGTCGGTGAACGATCACGGCGACGGAACGGAAACCTGGCACTGGCAGGAAAACTGGCCGATCAATACCTATCTCATTGCCATGACCGCGAGCGAGTACACTCACTACACCGACTGGTATGACGACGGGGAGGGCAACCTGCTTCCCATCGAGAATTACATTTACATCGATACCTGGGACAATGCGGTCGAAGACCTTTCCATCACTCCCGAAGCATTGGGTCTTTACGAAGATCTCTACGGTGAATACCCGTTCAAGGATGAAAAGTACGGGCATGCTCTCTTCACCTGGGCTGGGGCTATGGAACACCAGACTTGCACGAGCTATGGCTGGTGGCTGCTCTTTGGCGACCATCGCTACGACCGCATCGTGGCGCACGAACTGGCACACCAGTGGTGGGGCGACATGGTGACTCTGGAGGACTGGGAAAATGTCTGGCTGAACGAAGGTTTTGCGACCTATTCAGAAGCTCTCTGGTTCGAGCACCGCGACGGCCAAAGCGGATTGAGCTGGTACATGAACGAGATCATCCGGGACTTCGATGGCCCCGTCTACAACAACCCGAACCTCTTCGGCCAGGAAGTCTACAAGAAGGGCGCCTGGGTGCTTCACATGACCCGCTGGCTCATCAATGACGATGAGGCTTTCTACGGAGCGCTGGATTATTACAAGAACCTGCATGCCTACGGGAACGCTCACACGACAGATCTTCAGTCGGATCTGGAGAACTATCTGGGTCTGGATCTGGAGCAGTGGTTCTCTCAGTGGATCTATGGCATCGAGCGGCCGATCTACGAATGGGCCTGGCAGAAGACGGGAAGCCCCGGTGCCTGGGAGTTGGAGATCCGTGTAGACCAGGTTCAAACTCTCACCGGGCTTTTTGAGATGCCGATTCCCTTCCGCCTGGAAACGGATTCCGGGTTCATGGATCTGCGTCTGGACAACGATCAGTGGAGTACCCTGTATACGATTCCCATGGGCTATACCGAGCCTGTGGATTTGCTCTTCGACCCGGACTCCTGGATTCTCAAGGACGAGACCGAAGTTCCCTTCGATCCGACGGGAGCTGGAGAAGCTCCCCAGTTCAGGACGGAAATCCTCGGCAACTACCCGAACCCCTTCAACCCGGCGACCCATGTTTCCTTTGTTCTTGCAGAACAAGGGCCGGTCAGTCTGAAAGTCTACAATGCAAGCGGGCAGAAGGTGGCCACTCTTCTTGACGGAGTTCTGGGCGAGGGGCATCAACTCTGTCGCTTCAATGGTCTCGACTCCCGGGGCCGGGCCCTCTCGGGAGGCGTCTATCTTCTGAAGCTGCAGGCCGGGGGAGAGGAACGGACGCAGAGGGTGCTTCTTCTGAAATGA
- a CDS encoding pitrilysin family protein encodes MTRQVSRIALLASLTLLLLASFSTESFARAKKNPYDQVMSRTPELRDFQIPEAVRHELENGMVLYLVEDHDLPLVKLSAMIRAGSIYEPAAKTGLSGLMATVMRSGGSERFPGDELDVRLEGIGARVEMGMGDASGSASMNCLVENLDEVLDIFGDVLRNPAFPSEKLDLAKKQSRSGISRRNDDADGIARREIRKLLYGSRSPYARHSEYDTIEAIEVEDLQAFHQYFYHPNNMILVAGGDFDTQEMIAKVEATFGDWEFVDTFFPPDPVIEDTEASLNYVFKEDVNQSKVRMGHIGIRHDDEHYFPLHMLNEILGGGFSSRLFTRVRSKEELAYSVYAWMVAGDHHPGPFFVGVDTKSESTARAIEIVMEELRRVTTEEVSEAELKMARDALKNSYVFKFSSSYSIARQKARTEFWDKDPDFLKNYLSNLDAVSAADILQAAKERIHPDEMAILVVGREEDFDKPLSELGLGEVTEIDIAIPDPTIKEEEIPEATEATLAEGSRLADAAFMALGGEALLREPASLRAEAEFTIQDTPMGPLSFQVSVYARGESIRQEMKTPFGDMVQIAKGGEGWMISPRGQDRLPADQLSELQDSRRPGFSKLFQEISDYQVQSLESRKLEGKPCELIYLSKGDGDWIRLYLDPETHFPLAKESREKTEAGPALVRELYRDYQVVGGMQIPFLEEVYHNGELFGVTKVSTMEFGVEMEDSLFDLPE; translated from the coding sequence ATGACTAGGCAAGTGTCGAGAATCGCCTTACTGGCATCGCTGACCCTTCTTCTGCTGGCTTCTTTCAGCACGGAGAGCTTCGCTCGCGCGAAGAAGAATCCCTATGACCAGGTGATGTCCCGCACGCCGGAGTTGCGGGATTTCCAGATCCCGGAAGCTGTGCGCCATGAATTGGAAAACGGCATGGTGCTCTATCTGGTGGAAGATCATGATCTTCCCCTGGTGAAACTCTCCGCGATGATTCGCGCGGGCAGCATCTATGAACCGGCGGCCAAGACGGGTCTTTCCGGCTTGATGGCTACGGTGATGCGGAGCGGTGGAAGTGAGCGTTTCCCGGGAGATGAGCTGGATGTCCGCCTCGAAGGGATCGGCGCCCGGGTTGAAATGGGAATGGGCGACGCCAGTGGCAGTGCTTCCATGAACTGTCTTGTTGAAAACCTGGACGAGGTTCTTGATATCTTTGGCGATGTCCTGAGAAACCCTGCCTTCCCCTCCGAAAAGCTGGATCTTGCCAAGAAGCAGTCGCGCAGCGGAATCAGCCGTCGCAACGACGATGCAGACGGGATCGCGAGGCGGGAGATTCGCAAGCTTCTCTACGGCAGTCGCAGTCCCTATGCACGCCACAGCGAATATGACACGATTGAAGCGATTGAGGTGGAGGATCTTCAGGCCTTTCATCAGTACTTCTATCATCCGAACAACATGATTCTCGTGGCCGGCGGTGATTTCGACACGCAGGAAATGATCGCAAAAGTCGAAGCCACCTTTGGAGACTGGGAGTTTGTCGATACATTCTTCCCGCCTGACCCAGTGATCGAGGATACCGAAGCCAGCCTGAACTATGTCTTCAAGGAGGATGTGAACCAGTCCAAGGTTCGCATGGGCCATATCGGTATTCGGCACGATGACGAGCATTACTTTCCTCTTCACATGCTGAACGAGATTCTCGGCGGAGGATTCTCCAGCCGTCTCTTTACCCGCGTTCGCAGCAAGGAAGAACTGGCCTACTCGGTCTATGCCTGGATGGTGGCCGGTGATCATCACCCCGGGCCCTTCTTTGTCGGAGTGGACACGAAGAGTGAGTCCACGGCTCGAGCAATCGAGATCGTGATGGAAGAGCTTCGAAGAGTGACCACGGAAGAGGTCAGCGAGGCGGAGTTGAAGATGGCTCGGGATGCTCTCAAGAACTCTTATGTCTTCAAGTTCTCCAGTTCCTACTCCATTGCAAGGCAGAAGGCGCGCACGGAGTTCTGGGACAAGGATCCCGACTTCCTGAAGAACTACCTCAGCAATCTGGATGCAGTGAGTGCCGCCGACATCCTTCAGGCCGCAAAAGAGCGCATCCATCCGGATGAAATGGCGATTCTTGTCGTAGGACGCGAAGAGGATTTCGACAAGCCGCTCTCAGAACTCGGCCTGGGTGAAGTGACGGAAATCGATATCGCGATTCCTGATCCCACGATCAAGGAAGAAGAGATTCCCGAGGCCACGGAAGCAACTCTCGCAGAAGGCTCCAGGCTTGCCGATGCCGCGTTTATGGCATTGGGCGGAGAGGCACTTCTTCGGGAACCGGCCAGCCTCCGTGCAGAGGCGGAGTTCACCATACAGGACACTCCCATGGGTCCCCTGTCTTTCCAGGTTAGCGTCTACGCCCGGGGAGAGAGCATTCGCCAGGAGATGAAGACTCCCTTTGGAGACATGGTGCAGATTGCCAAGGGCGGGGAAGGCTGGATGATCAGTCCCCGCGGGCAGGATCGCCTTCCCGCAGACCAGCTCAGCGAGTTGCAGGATTCCAGGAGGCCGGGTTTCTCGAAACTCTTTCAGGAGATTTCGGATTACCAGGTGCAAAGTCTGGAGAGCCGGAAGCTCGAAGGCAAACCCTGCGAGTTGATTTACTTGAGCAAGGGTGATGGAGACTGGATCCGTCTGTATCTGGATCCAGAGACCCATTTCCCTCTTGCAAAAGAGAGTCGCGAAAAGACGGAGGCCGGCCCGGCTCTGGTGAGGGAACTCTACCGGGACTACCAGGTGGTCGGGGGAATGCAGATTCCCTTCCTGGAAGAGGTCTATCACAACGGCGAACTCTTTGGCGTGACGAAGGTCTCGACCATGGAGTTCGGCGTGGAAATGGAAGACTCCCTTTTCGACTTGCCCGAATAG
- a CDS encoding SBBP repeat-containing protein, protein MDDATGEVLWSTIYGPSIWHETAYSMALDSQGNILVAGRVFSEETLDDLLLLRFDGNDGSLDWAFEYDGSDSLDDRAWSLVLDSSDNAYVTGSSAWENGDVSFLTMKINSQGQEVWRRLEPGAVNNQTRAGWVDLDPLGMPVIANRTWTSESSYDVFLRKYSSSDGSTLWESGYNGPTSSSDDLRDMTLDSEGNILVTGVSNSDFMVLKFAGNGDLLWDTRYDGPPGWYDLGNRVTWTPMGEVVATGFSDGGDSSWDAFTLGVDESDGSIAWELRLDGSDGLTDEGQVLFYDENTADLFVGGYSYSYQTDMDQLLIRYSLAETAVPGMDAFTRLRAWPNPSAGEFHFSLSLEQDRSLDLAVYDLRGRRVRHWDGMNLQHGDQQFTWDGKDSRGRDLPSGVYFLRASGFPELRSPALVILR, encoded by the coding sequence GTGGACGATGCGACCGGGGAGGTTCTCTGGTCTACGATCTACGGTCCCTCGATCTGGCATGAAACGGCCTACTCCATGGCTCTCGATTCCCAGGGAAACATCCTTGTTGCCGGTCGCGTCTTCAGCGAGGAGACACTTGACGATCTCCTGCTTCTCCGTTTTGATGGCAATGACGGCAGTCTGGACTGGGCTTTCGAATATGATGGAAGCGACAGCCTGGATGATCGGGCCTGGAGTCTGGTGCTGGACTCCTCCGACAATGCCTATGTGACAGGAAGCAGTGCTTGGGAAAACGGCGATGTATCTTTCCTGACCATGAAGATCAACAGTCAGGGACAGGAAGTCTGGAGGCGTCTGGAGCCGGGTGCCGTGAATAACCAGACCCGGGCAGGCTGGGTGGATCTGGATCCCCTGGGCATGCCGGTGATTGCCAATCGTACCTGGACTAGCGAGAGTAGCTACGATGTCTTTCTTCGCAAGTATTCCTCTTCCGATGGAAGCACTCTCTGGGAATCCGGTTACAACGGGCCCACCAGTTCTTCGGACGATCTCCGGGACATGACTCTGGACTCGGAGGGGAACATTCTGGTTACCGGCGTCAGCAACAGCGACTTCATGGTGCTGAAGTTTGCGGGCAATGGTGATCTGCTCTGGGACACCCGCTATGATGGCCCTCCCGGATGGTATGATCTGGGAAACCGCGTCACCTGGACTCCGATGGGAGAGGTGGTCGCCACAGGCTTCAGTGACGGGGGAGACAGCAGTTGGGACGCTTTCACCCTGGGAGTCGATGAGTCGGATGGCTCGATCGCCTGGGAGCTTCGGCTCGATGGTTCCGACGGTTTGACCGATGAAGGACAGGTACTCTTTTACGATGAAAACACGGCAGACCTCTTTGTCGGCGGCTACAGCTACAGCTATCAAACAGACATGGATCAGCTCCTGATTCGCTACAGCCTTGCGGAGACCGCAGTACCCGGCATGGATGCCTTTACCCGTCTTCGTGCCTGGCCCAATCCCTCGGCGGGCGAATTCCACTTTTCCCTTTCTCTGGAGCAGGATCGCTCGCTGGATCTGGCCGTCTACGACCTGCGGGGACGGCGGGTTCGGCACTGGGATGGCATGAACCTGCAGCACGGAGATCAGCAATTCACCTGGGACGGGAAGGACTCCCGGGGTCGGGATCTGCCCTCCGGAGTGTATTTCCTCCGGGCTTCCGGTTTTCCTGAACTCAGATCCCCTGCCCTGGTGATCCTCCGCTAG
- a CDS encoding metallophosphoesterase produces MLKQVPLLLLLLLFSSPSWAVTAHWISAEEELLGGGSATGRLSDLILENDLLVFIIGAPGHGGEYASSGGNVLDAGLRSLGQDLLGEQYTYFNDTWPRQAVYSEIQILDDGSSGEARVLASGRDSDNASILVDTEYRLRDGEPFLEVQTTLFNGSPVTLPSFELGDAFTWVSVAAFIPGYGEEYPASTVSSWIAASDGSSSLGYRGESATMIGDHGGSWSDMILESPNLPAGLEVSFTRQLIVAEGGVSSVATVVHELDGLETGVLTADFGFTPAAYPYLRSKVTLKDSEGLPYCMMSVPENGIGHASLPPGNWSLKAETAGYTEDQGSFALAAGDSLHYHFEQTYGGPVYDIGDTLTLVQRPLLNIPQIARPGDSFPVECDADAGASDWHAALIHESKRIELDLLSEDYDPTTFLWTLNLRIPETVPALDLYDLEVGNSDILDVTENAVDLIDDFEGDFYFVQITDTHLPTHVFIGETGEVPDSSEILNLRAVIADLNIIRPAFVLLTGDLVNEGELEDYLFGREYTRAQSLLAELEVPVYLTAGNHDLGGWLYTPPPDGTARRDWWRFFGWKRLGNPPPGLPSRTQDYSFDYSGVHFTALESYDNYDLWRSEIYGETSFTSEQLQWLAEDLANSDAGAKVLFYHYDFKQEMNLSSLGVDMALWGHTHRDEGNTQSPPFNFGTNNTCDGERSFRLIRATDTELSPRPTLSSGPYGLKLRAQYMPPNDGNWDEVACQLTNQLNERFEHGRLKFRLPHSAFGYQIEGPGEIAQVDSSGAYSVLSVHVDIQPTSQELITVRVIDGTPAQPPLLPERLRLMQNHPNPFNPRTEIRFELPEDGPMSLSVFDARGRRIAVLLDEWKEAGLHQVIWRGHGEKGQSLPSGSYLLRLNAGGESISRKLLLIK; encoded by the coding sequence ATGCTGAAACAAGTTCCATTGCTTCTCCTGCTTCTTCTGTTCTCCTCCCCTTCCTGGGCGGTGACGGCTCATTGGATCTCCGCTGAAGAAGAACTTCTCGGTGGCGGCTCGGCCACCGGTCGTCTGAGCGACCTGATTCTGGAAAACGACCTACTCGTGTTCATCATCGGCGCTCCCGGACATGGCGGTGAGTACGCCAGCAGTGGTGGCAATGTTCTGGATGCGGGGCTTCGCTCTCTGGGGCAGGACCTGCTGGGCGAACAGTACACCTATTTCAACGATACCTGGCCACGACAGGCTGTCTATTCAGAGATCCAGATCCTGGATGACGGTAGCAGTGGAGAGGCTCGCGTTCTTGCAAGCGGCCGGGATTCAGACAATGCTTCCATCCTCGTGGACACCGAGTACCGGCTCCGCGACGGGGAGCCGTTCCTTGAAGTCCAGACCACCCTCTTCAACGGAAGCCCGGTGACACTGCCTTCCTTTGAACTGGGGGACGCTTTTACCTGGGTGTCGGTCGCAGCCTTCATTCCGGGATATGGCGAGGAGTACCCGGCGAGTACGGTTAGCTCCTGGATTGCCGCAAGCGACGGAAGTTCCAGTCTGGGCTATCGGGGCGAAAGCGCCACGATGATCGGTGATCATGGAGGAAGCTGGAGCGACATGATCCTGGAGTCGCCGAACCTCCCGGCCGGCTTGGAGGTCAGCTTTACAAGGCAGTTGATAGTCGCAGAAGGCGGGGTGTCTTCCGTGGCAACGGTGGTACATGAACTGGACGGCCTGGAGACCGGAGTCCTGACGGCAGACTTCGGCTTCACTCCCGCAGCCTATCCTTATCTGCGTTCGAAGGTCACGCTGAAAGACAGCGAAGGCCTTCCCTACTGCATGATGAGCGTCCCGGAAAACGGAATCGGGCACGCCAGCCTCCCTCCGGGCAACTGGAGCCTGAAGGCAGAGACAGCGGGCTACACCGAAGATCAGGGGAGTTTTGCTCTTGCTGCAGGAGATTCCCTGCATTACCACTTCGAACAGACTTACGGTGGCCCGGTCTACGATATCGGCGACACCCTGACCCTGGTTCAGCGCCCTCTCCTGAACATTCCGCAGATTGCAAGACCCGGGGACTCTTTCCCCGTAGAATGCGATGCGGATGCAGGAGCCAGCGACTGGCACGCCGCCTTGATTCATGAAAGCAAGCGCATCGAACTGGATCTTCTTTCCGAAGATTATGACCCCACGACCTTTCTCTGGACTCTGAACCTTCGCATTCCGGAGACCGTCCCTGCTCTCGATCTCTACGATCTGGAAGTTGGCAACAGCGACATTCTGGATGTCACGGAAAACGCCGTGGACCTGATCGATGATTTCGAGGGGGATTTCTATTTTGTGCAAATCACGGACACACACCTGCCCACCCATGTTTTCATTGGCGAAACGGGGGAAGTCCCTGACAGCAGTGAAATTCTCAACCTTCGGGCCGTGATCGCTGATCTGAATATCATCCGCCCCGCTTTTGTTCTCCTGACCGGAGATCTGGTCAATGAGGGGGAACTGGAAGACTACCTCTTCGGCAGGGAGTACACGCGGGCCCAGAGCCTGCTTGCCGAACTGGAGGTTCCTGTCTACCTGACGGCTGGCAACCACGATCTCGGGGGATGGCTATACACGCCTCCTCCCGATGGAACGGCCAGAAGGGACTGGTGGCGTTTCTTCGGCTGGAAGCGTCTGGGCAATCCTCCCCCCGGGCTTCCTTCTCGTACCCAGGACTACAGTTTCGACTACTCGGGCGTTCACTTCACCGCACTGGAAAGCTACGACAACTATGACCTCTGGCGTTCCGAGATTTACGGAGAAACCAGTTTCACCTCAGAGCAACTTCAATGGTTGGCCGAAGATCTCGCAAACAGCGATGCGGGGGCGAAGGTTCTCTTCTACCACTACGACTTCAAGCAGGAGATGAACCTCTCTTCCCTGGGCGTGGACATGGCTCTCTGGGGACACACTCACCGGGATGAAGGGAATACCCAGTCCCCTCCCTTCAACTTCGGTACCAACAACACCTGTGACGGGGAGAGGAGTTTCCGGCTGATTCGGGCCACAGACACGGAGCTTAGCCCCCGACCCACCCTGTCCTCCGGCCCCTATGGCCTCAAGCTCCGCGCACAGTACATGCCCCCCAATGATGGAAACTGGGACGAGGTCGCCTGCCAGTTGACCAACCAGCTCAACGAGCGTTTTGAGCATGGGCGCCTGAAGTTTCGACTTCCTCACAGTGCATTCGGCTATCAGATTGAAGGCCCCGGCGAGATTGCCCAGGTGGATTCCAGCGGAGCCTATAGCGTTCTGAGTGTTCATGTGGACATCCAGCCAACGAGCCAGGAACTGATCACGGTTCGCGTCATCGATGGAACTCCTGCACAGCCCCCCTTGCTTCCTGAGAGACTCCGCCTGATGCAGAACCACCCGAACCCCTTCAATCCTCGCACGGAGATTCGCTTTGAGCTTCCGGAGGATGGGCCCATGAGTCTGAGTGTCTTCGATGCGAGAGGTCGCAGGATTGCCGTCCTTCTGGACGAATGGAAGGAAGCAGGTCTTCATCAGGTCATCTGGAGGGGGCACGGGGAGAAGGGGCAAAGCCTGCCTTCGGGGAGCTATCTGCTCCGTCTGAACGCAGGGGGAGAATCCATCAGCCGGAAGCTGCTTCTGATCAAGTAA
- a CDS encoding pitrilysin family protein yields MSMRKLSLFGLLCFLLTLPSLAAYEDLEGEVQEIVLENGLRILLLERHEVPVFTFATLVEVGGVNEEQGRTGLAHMFEHMAFKGSQTLGAKDYRKEKKVLEKMDDVYDLLQAERFRGIRADEQRIAALEEEFEELQKQADELVDTNAFGRMVDQNGGVGMNAFTASDMTVYFYSFPSNKLELWALLESDRFVNPVLREFYKERNVVMEERRMRSESQPTGRLIEEALAISFKGHPYGQPVIGHRSDIAAFSRRDAQDFYERHYGAKNTIIAVVGDVYYEELEKLAKKYFSKIPAGSGGIPVRTKEPEQFGERRVTIKDPSQPMIFMGYHIPETVHPDFPACEALSDILGQGRSSRLHSKLVKDSQQALYAATWAGFPGTRFPSLMAVFAAPNQEIPVEELETALDAEIELLVSEGVSEEELAAYKNRGRASFIRGLDSNQGMAMQLVSSESLMGDWREMFRGLEKIDALTLDELNRVAGEIFQKKNRSVAVMVTEKEVGND; encoded by the coding sequence ATGAGCATGCGAAAGCTCTCGCTCTTCGGTCTGCTTTGCTTTCTCCTTACGCTGCCATCTCTGGCCGCCTACGAGGATCTTGAAGGCGAGGTACAGGAGATTGTTCTGGAGAACGGTCTTCGGATTCTGCTCCTGGAGCGCCATGAGGTTCCCGTCTTCACTTTTGCCACCCTGGTGGAGGTGGGCGGAGTGAACGAGGAACAGGGCCGCACCGGTCTGGCCCACATGTTTGAACACATGGCTTTCAAGGGCAGCCAGACTCTCGGGGCAAAGGATTACCGGAAAGAAAAGAAAGTCCTCGAAAAGATGGACGATGTCTATGACCTCCTGCAGGCAGAACGCTTTCGCGGAATCCGTGCCGACGAGCAGCGGATTGCGGCTCTGGAAGAGGAGTTCGAGGAACTGCAGAAGCAGGCCGATGAACTGGTAGACACGAATGCCTTCGGGAGAATGGTTGACCAGAACGGTGGCGTCGGAATGAATGCCTTCACGGCATCCGACATGACCGTCTATTTCTACAGTTTCCCGTCCAACAAACTGGAGCTATGGGCGCTGCTGGAGAGCGACCGCTTCGTCAATCCCGTTTTGCGTGAGTTTTACAAGGAGCGCAATGTGGTGATGGAAGAGCGGCGCATGCGCTCGGAGAGCCAGCCAACAGGACGACTGATTGAAGAGGCTCTGGCCATCAGCTTCAAGGGGCACCCCTACGGACAGCCCGTGATCGGCCATCGCTCCGACATTGCCGCCTTCAGCCGCCGCGATGCGCAGGATTTCTACGAGCGGCACTATGGCGCGAAGAACACGATTATTGCCGTGGTGGGGGATGTCTATTATGAGGAGCTTGAGAAGCTGGCAAAGAAGTACTTCTCGAAGATTCCTGCCGGAAGCGGCGGTATTCCGGTTCGCACCAAGGAGCCGGAACAGTTTGGCGAACGGCGTGTGACCATCAAGGATCCTTCGCAACCGATGATCTTCATGGGATACCACATTCCTGAAACCGTGCATCCGGACTTCCCCGCCTGTGAGGCTCTGTCAGACATTCTCGGTCAGGGTAGGAGCAGTCGCCTACACAGCAAACTGGTCAAGGACAGCCAGCAGGCGCTCTATGCGGCGACCTGGGCCGGCTTTCCTGGAACCAGGTTTCCCAGCCTCATGGCAGTTTTCGCTGCCCCGAACCAGGAAATCCCCGTCGAGGAGCTGGAAACAGCCCTTGATGCGGAGATCGAGCTTCTTGTGAGCGAAGGCGTGAGCGAAGAAGAACTCGCCGCCTACAAGAACCGGGGGCGCGCTTCCTTCATTCGAGGCCTCGACAGCAATCAGGGAATGGCCATGCAGTTGGTTTCTTCGGAGAGCCTGATGGGAGACTGGCGAGAGATGTTCCGCGGGCTGGAGAAGATCGATGCCCTGACTTTGGATGAGTTGAATCGGGTGGCAGGGGAGATCTTCCAGAAAAAGAACCGATCGGTCGCGGTAATGGTGACTGAGAAGGAGGTCGGCAATGACTAG